One Sneathiella sp. P13V-1 genomic region harbors:
- the glyS gene encoding glycine--tRNA ligase subunit beta produces MAEFLLELFSEEIPARMQVKAADDLARLVTSALKDKGLEFGAVASHSTPRRLTLVINDLSVAQPDKSEERRGPRVGAPEKALEGFLRSTGLTQEQLEERETPKGAFYYAVIETKGGKTADVLAEILPAALSNLPWPKPMKWSDHTARWVRPLHSILCLFDGETLPFSWEHLTSSNQTFGHRFMAPDAITVTGFDDYKAKLRSAFVVLEHDERKSIIAKDAERLAASEDVKLIEDQGLLAEVAGLVEWPESLIGRVDPQFMDVPQEALISAMRSHQKYFSLSDDSGKMAPYFITVANLRAEDGGKKITAGNERVLSARLSDAKFFWDQDRKGRLEDRLDPLDKVVFHARLGTVREKISRIVALSEAIAPFVAGADVEDCKRAALLCKADLTTEMVGEFADLQGLMGRYYAEHDGEKPSVAKALQEHYSPLGPSDTCPSDPVSVVVALADKIDTLVGFFAMDEKPTGSKDPYALRRAALGVIRLVLENGLRLPLVKIFKTADELQIIDEKLNAEELLDFFADRLKVHLKEKNVRHDYVAAIFALGGTSDLVRLMAQVDALSSFLDSDDGANLLVAYRRAANILRIEEKKDDASYDQQPDAALMAESQETALFNRIEEVLPMLGAALGNDEFDVAFKAAATLRKPVDDFFDDVIVNADDANVRVNRLRLLSSIRNALDQLADLSKIEG; encoded by the coding sequence ATGGCTGAATTTCTGCTTGAGCTTTTCTCTGAAGAGATCCCTGCGCGGATGCAGGTGAAAGCCGCTGATGATCTGGCACGTCTTGTGACATCAGCGCTGAAAGATAAAGGTCTGGAATTTGGAGCAGTAGCGTCTCATTCCACACCGCGCCGTTTGACACTGGTGATCAATGACCTTTCCGTTGCGCAACCTGATAAATCTGAAGAACGCCGCGGTCCACGTGTTGGGGCACCAGAAAAGGCGCTGGAAGGTTTTCTGCGCTCCACTGGTCTCACTCAAGAACAACTAGAAGAACGTGAAACACCAAAAGGCGCGTTCTATTACGCAGTGATTGAAACAAAAGGCGGAAAGACGGCTGATGTGTTGGCTGAAATCCTGCCAGCGGCGCTCTCTAACCTGCCTTGGCCAAAGCCAATGAAATGGTCAGACCATACAGCACGTTGGGTGCGGCCTTTGCATTCCATTCTGTGCCTGTTTGACGGAGAGACACTGCCATTTAGTTGGGAGCACTTAACCTCTTCCAATCAGACATTTGGTCACCGCTTTATGGCACCTGATGCCATCACGGTTACAGGATTTGACGATTACAAAGCAAAACTTCGTAGTGCCTTTGTGGTGCTTGAGCATGATGAGCGAAAATCCATCATCGCCAAAGATGCAGAACGCCTTGCCGCGTCTGAAGACGTTAAACTCATCGAAGATCAGGGACTGCTTGCAGAGGTGGCCGGTCTTGTTGAATGGCCGGAAAGTCTGATCGGGCGCGTAGATCCGCAATTCATGGATGTACCACAAGAAGCTCTTATTTCAGCGATGCGTAGTCATCAGAAGTATTTCTCTCTTTCAGATGATAGCGGGAAAATGGCGCCGTATTTTATTACGGTTGCTAACTTGCGGGCTGAAGATGGTGGCAAGAAAATCACTGCCGGTAATGAGCGTGTGTTAAGCGCGCGTTTATCCGATGCGAAATTTTTCTGGGATCAGGACCGTAAAGGTCGCCTTGAAGATCGTCTTGACCCACTTGATAAAGTGGTGTTCCACGCACGCCTTGGAACGGTTCGGGAAAAGATCTCTCGTATTGTGGCTTTGAGTGAAGCAATTGCGCCATTTGTAGCCGGTGCGGATGTAGAGGATTGCAAACGCGCAGCGCTGCTGTGTAAGGCTGACCTGACCACGGAAATGGTTGGTGAGTTTGCTGACCTTCAGGGTTTGATGGGCCGCTATTATGCGGAACATGATGGTGAAAAACCATCCGTCGCAAAAGCATTGCAGGAACATTACTCCCCGCTTGGGCCAAGTGATACGTGCCCATCCGATCCAGTAAGTGTTGTGGTTGCCTTGGCGGATAAGATCGACACGCTTGTTGGTTTCTTCGCAATGGATGAGAAACCAACAGGTTCAAAGGATCCATACGCGCTTCGCCGTGCGGCGTTGGGTGTTATCCGTCTGGTTCTTGAGAATGGATTGCGCCTGCCGCTTGTAAAGATTTTCAAAACAGCAGATGAATTGCAGATCATTGATGAGAAATTGAATGCTGAAGAGCTTCTTGATTTCTTTGCAGATCGCCTGAAGGTTCACCTGAAAGAAAAAAATGTACGTCACGATTATGTGGCGGCAATCTTTGCACTTGGTGGAACCAGCGATCTAGTCCGTCTGATGGCACAGGTGGATGCGCTTTCATCATTTTTGGACTCAGATGATGGTGCGAACCTTTTGGTGGCGTATCGCCGTGCGGCGAACATTCTTCGAATCGAAGAGAAGAAGGATGACGCCTCATATGATCAGCAGCCTGATGCCGCGTTAATGGCGGAAAGTCAGGAAACTGCCCTATTTAATCGTATTGAAGAAGTACTGCCTATGCTTGGCGCTGCACTTGGGAATGACGAATTTGATGTTGCGTTTAAAGCAGCGGCAACTTTGCGTAAACCAGTTGATGACTTCTTTGATGATGTGATTGTGAACGCGGATGATGCGAACGTCCGCGTGAACAGACTTCGCCTGTTGTCGAGCATTCGTAATGCGCTCGACCAATTGGCGGACCTTTCGAAAATCGAAGGCTAA
- a CDS encoding glycine--tRNA ligase subunit alpha produces MSTSSAPVASNSFQDLILTLQHFWADQGCVILQPYDMEVGAGTFHPATTLRALGPEPWNAAYVQPSRRPTDGRYGENPNRGQHYYQFQVIMKPSPDNIQDLYLQSLYALGIDPKNHDIRFVEDDWESPTLGAWGLGWEVWCDGMEVSQFTYFQQVGGFDCSPVSGELTYGLERLAMYVQGVDRMYDLKWNNEGVTYGDVFLQNEQEMSAYNFEHSDPEILFRHFADAEKQCQQVLEAGLALPAYDQCMKASHVFNLLDARGVISVTERAAYIGRVRALAKGCAEQWLRNRGHLNEEEA; encoded by the coding sequence ATGTCGACTAGTTCGGCCCCGGTGGCATCTAACTCCTTTCAGGACTTGATCCTGACTTTGCAGCATTTCTGGGCAGATCAGGGATGCGTTATTCTTCAGCCTTATGACATGGAAGTCGGCGCGGGTACATTTCACCCTGCGACAACTTTACGTGCGTTAGGTCCTGAGCCATGGAATGCGGCCTATGTGCAGCCTTCCCGCCGTCCAACCGATGGTCGCTATGGTGAAAACCCGAACCGTGGTCAGCACTATTACCAGTTTCAGGTCATTATGAAGCCGTCACCTGATAATATTCAGGATTTGTATCTTCAAAGCCTTTATGCGCTGGGTATCGACCCAAAGAACCATGATATCCGCTTTGTGGAAGATGACTGGGAAAGCCCAACACTGGGGGCGTGGGGTCTTGGTTGGGAAGTCTGGTGTGACGGCATGGAAGTCAGCCAGTTCACTTACTTCCAGCAAGTTGGTGGTTTTGACTGCTCTCCCGTATCTGGCGAGCTGACATATGGACTGGAGCGTCTTGCCATGTATGTGCAAGGTGTGGATCGTATGTATGACCTCAAGTGGAACAATGAGGGTGTGACTTACGGGGATGTGTTCTTGCAAAACGAGCAGGAAATGTCCGCCTACAACTTTGAGCATTCTGATCCGGAAATTCTGTTCCGCCATTTTGCAGATGCCGAAAAACAGTGCCAACAAGTTTTGGAAGCTGGCTTGGCATTGCCAGCCTATGACCAATGCATGAAAGCAAGCCATGTATTCAACTTGCTTGATGCGCGGGGCGTTATCAGTGTGACAGAACGTGCGGCCTATATTGGCCGTGTGCGTGCGCTTGCCAAAGGTTGTGCCGAACAGTGGTTGCGCAATCGCGGACATCTGAATGAGGAGGAAGCATAA
- a CDS encoding S49 family peptidase translates to MKKDPVVAVIALHGVIAPGGGKLRGEHLNLMGVAGIIKEAFETKNLSAIALSINSPGGSPVQSALIAKRIRQLADEKEVPVYAFAEDVMASGGYWLGLCADEIYADQNSIVGSIGVISAGFGFTGAMEKLGVERRIYAAGDNKSKLDPFSPEKEDDIEWLKKVQTEIHENFKGYVKERRGERLKKRKDKELFSGDVWTGKKAEELGLIDGIADMRSFMREKYGEDVKLELHEGRKSWIQKTLGLGSQSLPGVAVGAAIGGIREEASWQRFGL, encoded by the coding sequence ATGAAAAAAGATCCAGTGGTTGCTGTTATTGCTCTTCACGGTGTGATTGCACCTGGGGGAGGGAAGTTGCGCGGCGAACATCTGAACCTGATGGGAGTTGCCGGGATTATTAAGGAGGCGTTCGAAACAAAGAACCTTTCTGCGATTGCCTTGTCAATCAACTCACCTGGCGGATCACCGGTTCAGTCAGCCTTAATTGCGAAGCGTATTCGTCAGTTGGCGGATGAGAAGGAAGTTCCCGTATACGCTTTTGCCGAAGATGTGATGGCGTCCGGTGGGTATTGGCTCGGCCTTTGTGCCGATGAGATCTACGCAGATCAGAACTCAATTGTTGGCTCTATCGGTGTGATCTCAGCGGGTTTTGGCTTTACAGGTGCGATGGAGAAGCTTGGGGTGGAGCGGCGCATTTATGCGGCAGGCGACAATAAATCCAAACTTGATCCATTTAGTCCGGAAAAAGAAGATGACATTGAGTGGTTGAAGAAAGTTCAAACCGAAATTCATGAAAACTTCAAGGGTTACGTGAAAGAGCGCCGTGGTGAGCGCCTCAAAAAACGCAAAGATAAAGAGCTCTTCTCAGGGGACGTTTGGACAGGCAAGAAAGCGGAAGAGCTTGGTCTGATTGATGGTATTGCGGATATGAGATCTTTCATGCGCGAAAAATACGGTGAAGACGTGAAGCTTGAACTTCATGAAGGCCGCAAGAGTTGGATCCAGAAAACTCTTGGCCTTGGTAGTCAATCTCTTCCAGGTGTTGCGGTTGGTGCGGCTATTGGTGGGATTCGCGAAGAAGCAAGTTGGCAACGATTTGGCCTCTGA
- a CDS encoding tRNA1(Val) (adenine(37)-N6)-methyltransferase: MEWTNDKFLDGKIQIRQPKKGFRAGSDAVLLAASVNRSAKVSVLDVGTGVGTVGICIKHRMPKASIYGIECQKVLADQALENARANNCAEDFHILNVDIGDRTAFNGMEGPNDRPFLNDVFDHVVTNPPFYADGKAQSSPDQIKATAHVEGAVDLESWLKFCVARLKPRGQISVIHRTDRLTDILKTLESQCGRLTVIPLWPNKETPAKRVIVQGVKEDKSGNIILPGLVLHEKNGQPTEISERILREGIGLEDIYK; encoded by the coding sequence ATGGAGTGGACCAACGATAAGTTTTTGGATGGCAAAATTCAAATTAGGCAACCCAAAAAAGGGTTTCGTGCTGGATCAGACGCTGTCCTATTAGCCGCGTCTGTCAACCGAAGTGCTAAGGTCTCGGTATTGGATGTGGGGACAGGTGTTGGGACTGTTGGCATCTGTATTAAACATCGAATGCCAAAAGCCAGTATTTATGGAATCGAATGTCAGAAGGTGCTGGCAGATCAGGCGTTGGAAAATGCCCGTGCAAATAACTGTGCCGAGGATTTTCATATTCTGAATGTGGATATTGGAGATCGTACAGCATTCAATGGCATGGAAGGACCAAATGATCGCCCTTTCTTGAACGATGTTTTTGATCATGTTGTAACGAACCCTCCCTTTTATGCGGATGGAAAAGCGCAATCTTCTCCTGATCAAATTAAAGCGACAGCCCATGTGGAAGGGGCGGTTGACCTTGAGAGTTGGCTTAAATTCTGTGTCGCCCGGTTAAAGCCCAGAGGGCAAATTTCAGTTATCCATAGAACCGACCGCCTAACAGATATATTGAAAACCTTGGAAAGCCAGTGCGGCAGGTTGACGGTTATTCCGTTGTGGCCAAATAAGGAAACACCTGCCAAACGGGTTATCGTCCAGGGCGTCAAAGAAGATAAGAGTGGAAACATTATTCTTCCTGGCCTTGTGCTCCATGAAAAGAACGGGCAGCCCACTGAAATAAGTGAGCGAATACTTCGTGAAGGTATCGGTTTGGAAGACATCTACAAATAA
- a CDS encoding DUF2007 domain-containing protein, with protein MKELIRANDPVLISYLVAVLKDEGIDAVILDEHTSILEGSIGAIQRRVVVAEEDLERAKVIVEDLAPGEVKE; from the coding sequence TTGAAAGAGCTAATTCGTGCAAATGATCCGGTTTTGATTTCCTATCTGGTAGCTGTTCTGAAGGATGAGGGAATCGATGCCGTTATTCTGGATGAGCATACATCCATACTGGAGGGCAGTATTGGTGCCATCCAGCGTCGGGTCGTTGTCGCAGAAGAAGATCTTGAGCGCGCAAAAGTGATTGTAGAGGATTTAGCGCCGGGTGAGGTAAAAGAATAA
- a CDS encoding polyprenyl synthetase family protein, translating to MFSYALGGFALRRFRKCEAVLELSPNLDKNSNKSQLNASLTPLMDIVADDLKDTNQIILDRMHSDVELIPVLARHLIAAGGKRLRPVLTLGAAKLCGYEGDRAKKLAACVEFIHTATLLHDDVVDESDLRRGNETANAVWGNQASVLVGDFLFSRSFQLMVEDGSLEVLRVLSNASAVIAEGEVLQLMNVGDINVTEESYFEVIAAKTAALFAAATRVGAVVANRPENEVDALEEFGMNLGIAFQLIDDALDYSAEQQSLGKTIGDDFREGKVTMPVLLAYRAGDEEEKAFWTRVIEQEQNDGDLDEAMRLIEKHQTIRGTFDTALKYGDMAKANLGLFADGPEKAALISAVDFAIERAY from the coding sequence ATGTTCAGCTATGCTCTCGGCGGTTTTGCCTTAAGGCGTTTTAGGAAGTGTGAGGCGGTTTTGGAACTTTCACCAAATCTGGACAAAAACAGTAACAAATCCCAATTGAATGCGTCCTTGACGCCTTTGATGGACATTGTTGCCGATGATCTGAAAGATACGAACCAGATCATTCTGGATCGAATGCACAGCGACGTGGAACTGATCCCAGTTCTTGCCCGCCATTTGATTGCTGCAGGTGGCAAACGTCTACGCCCTGTTCTCACTCTTGGAGCTGCAAAACTCTGTGGTTATGAAGGTGATCGCGCGAAGAAGCTCGCGGCCTGCGTTGAATTTATTCATACCGCCACCCTTCTTCATGATGATGTTGTCGATGAAAGTGATCTTCGCCGCGGTAACGAAACTGCAAATGCCGTTTGGGGGAACCAGGCCAGCGTTCTGGTTGGGGACTTCCTTTTTAGCCGCTCCTTCCAATTGATGGTCGAAGATGGTTCACTGGAAGTTCTCCGTGTTCTGTCCAACGCATCAGCTGTCATTGCAGAGGGTGAAGTTCTGCAATTGATGAATGTCGGTGATATCAATGTTACCGAAGAAAGCTATTTCGAGGTTATCGCAGCCAAAACCGCTGCGCTTTTTGCTGCAGCAACTCGTGTTGGCGCCGTTGTCGCAAACCGGCCTGAAAATGAGGTTGATGCTTTGGAAGAGTTTGGCATGAACCTTGGCATCGCGTTTCAGCTTATCGATGATGCACTTGATTATTCTGCTGAACAGCAATCCTTGGGAAAAACCATTGGAGATGACTTCCGTGAAGGCAAAGTCACTATGCCTGTTCTTCTGGCCTACCGTGCCGGCGATGAAGAAGAAAAAGCGTTCTGGACCCGCGTGATTGAACAAGAACAAAATGACGGTGACTTGGATGAAGCAATGCGCCTCATAGAAAAACACCAAACCATCCGAGGTACTTTTGACACCGCACTGAAATATGGTGACATGGCGAAAGCGAACTTGGGATTGTTTGCTGATGGACCTGAAAAAGCGGCTCTTATCAGCGCTGTCGATTTTGCAATTGAGCGAGCTTACTAA
- a CDS encoding substrate-binding periplasmic protein: MIKSGCLRIGILGILFCFASPAFTQESTPVLQTIGQEPYSYLVDDNRYEGYHYEIANSILKQAGYKVTAEPPPLKRLIHNLKEGHSDCILAANSPFARKHFIAVEEIGHNLQVGILPREGINPSEYEDLQGLAIAVPQGMTIGEPFDSDTSLIKVSTPDYNQSSLMLKHNRIDAIMGALESIRFSAYKVLPNEQPRYGTPLIIQSLPVALICNKDKIDTEIVKRLKTATQELKANGTIEKIISNFFANLFAS, translated from the coding sequence ATGATTAAGTCAGGCTGTTTGAGGATCGGTATTCTCGGGATCTTATTTTGCTTCGCCTCGCCAGCCTTCACCCAAGAATCAACACCTGTTCTCCAGACGATTGGGCAAGAGCCATATAGCTATCTAGTCGATGACAATAGATATGAAGGCTATCACTATGAAATCGCCAACAGCATTTTGAAACAGGCCGGGTACAAGGTTACCGCAGAACCACCCCCCCTTAAACGCCTCATTCATAATCTTAAAGAAGGTCATTCTGATTGCATTCTGGCTGCCAACTCGCCTTTTGCAAGAAAGCACTTCATAGCTGTCGAAGAGATTGGGCACAATTTGCAGGTCGGCATTTTGCCGCGTGAAGGGATAAACCCTTCAGAATATGAAGACTTGCAGGGGCTGGCAATTGCGGTTCCACAAGGCATGACCATCGGAGAGCCGTTTGACAGCGACACGTCGCTCATTAAAGTTTCCACTCCCGACTATAATCAAAGCTCTTTAATGCTAAAGCACAATAGGATTGACGCAATTATGGGGGCACTGGAAAGCATCCGCTTCAGCGCCTATAAAGTTCTTCCAAACGAACAACCGAGATATGGCACTCCATTGATAATACAATCCCTTCCTGTCGCGCTGATATGCAACAAGGACAAAATAGACACTGAGATTGTCAAACGGCTGAAGACCGCCACTCAGGAACTCAAAGCCAATGGCACAATTGAAAAGATTATTTCAAACTTCTTTGCCAATTTATTTGCTAGCTAA
- a CDS encoding substrate-binding periplasmic protein — MFRCFAMLILLSITMPLQAFAAPVCSSMKIAYSENWYPLSYDTQSSKALGIALDIHRSILKKLKIQAEFLSEIPWKRQLSMVQDGAIDAIATLNYNEDRARTYILTAPIHQFKVRAFAKKGKGTTFENVSDLKNFRIAYSRGSSYGRVFNELAANSPLIQPINGTKKIIELLIADRVDFIVLPHHLGEKLIVDAGYQNAIEATGPVIFYQNVHMAISKKSQCSDIVDSYNEALKEIRQQKDISG, encoded by the coding sequence ATGTTTCGCTGCTTTGCCATGTTAATCTTACTATCAATTACCATGCCACTGCAGGCTTTTGCTGCGCCAGTGTGCAGCAGCATGAAGATTGCCTATTCCGAAAATTGGTATCCCCTTTCCTATGACACGCAGTCCTCAAAAGCGCTGGGAATTGCCCTTGATATTCACCGAAGCATTTTGAAAAAACTCAAAATTCAAGCTGAATTTCTGAGCGAGATACCTTGGAAACGACAATTATCAATGGTGCAAGATGGTGCGATTGATGCAATAGCGACCCTCAATTACAACGAAGACCGAGCAAGGACATACATTCTAACGGCTCCCATTCATCAGTTTAAGGTCCGCGCCTTCGCGAAAAAAGGAAAGGGCACAACTTTTGAAAATGTCAGTGATTTAAAAAATTTCCGCATCGCCTATTCAAGAGGCTCAAGTTATGGGAGGGTATTTAACGAACTCGCCGCTAACAGCCCCCTAATTCAACCCATAAACGGTACCAAAAAAATTATTGAACTATTGATTGCTGATCGCGTTGACTTCATTGTTCTTCCCCATCACTTGGGCGAGAAACTTATCGTGGACGCCGGGTATCAGAATGCGATTGAAGCAACGGGACCTGTGATATTTTATCAAAATGTCCACATGGCAATTTCCAAGAAATCACAGTGCTCAGATATCGTTGACAGTTATAACGAGGCATTAAAGGAAATAAGACAGCAGAAGGATATTTCTGGCTGA
- a CDS encoding class I adenylate-forming enzyme family protein encodes MLFNSFLNIGRIATTEDGKFIKATELLNRIQDRKGQFEKVMKAGDIVMICHGGSAEFVVDLLASWSLGAAAACVNPAATENEINNLVDFIEPSLLIRDSENTPEILKESNVAYPASFNLDNPALYLFTSGTTGTPKGVEHSFRSLLARFTLNQTYIGKENFERTLCALPTHFGHGLIGNLLTPLLVGGDVVLLSDKSPMGLSKLGQIIDDFDINFLSSVPSFWKMALRLSKPPQKGTLKRLHVGSAPLSLELWQEIATWAGTDNVYNMYGITETANWIGGTSLQEGADADGLIGSVWGGSALVKNTENGEISKSGTGELLIQSPSLMNGYFKQPELTADVLKEGWFHTGDIGQIEEDGSIRITGRQKSEINKAGMKILPEEIDLLLEKHENIQEVCTFGLPDPISGERVAAAVVTDGSELNGATLSKWMTPLIRKDAIPEKWFFVTEIPKTDRGKINRDNVRNVCLEQDTSK; translated from the coding sequence ATGCTCTTCAACAGTTTCCTGAACATAGGCCGAATTGCCACCACTGAAGACGGCAAATTTATTAAAGCCACAGAACTGCTCAACCGTATTCAAGACCGAAAAGGGCAGTTTGAAAAGGTTATGAAAGCCGGTGACATTGTTATGATATGTCACGGGGGTAGTGCTGAATTTGTGGTTGATTTACTGGCAAGCTGGTCGCTGGGGGCTGCGGCAGCTTGTGTAAATCCCGCTGCAACCGAAAATGAAATCAATAATCTGGTAGATTTTATCGAGCCCAGCCTGCTCATTCGGGATAGTGAAAACACTCCGGAGATATTGAAAGAAAGTAACGTAGCCTATCCTGCGTCTTTCAACCTCGACAACCCCGCTTTGTATCTATTTACGTCAGGAACTACAGGAACCCCAAAGGGGGTAGAGCATTCGTTTAGATCCCTACTCGCGCGATTTACGCTTAACCAAACTTATATTGGAAAAGAAAACTTTGAGCGCACGCTTTGTGCCCTTCCAACCCATTTTGGTCATGGATTAATTGGCAATCTATTAACCCCTCTTCTTGTGGGAGGCGATGTCGTCCTGCTCAGCGACAAATCTCCAATGGGATTGTCAAAACTGGGACAAATAATTGACGACTTTGACATCAATTTCCTGAGTTCCGTTCCTTCATTTTGGAAAATGGCGCTTCGCCTCTCCAAGCCTCCCCAAAAGGGCACCCTAAAAAGACTTCATGTCGGCTCTGCTCCTTTGTCCCTGGAACTCTGGCAAGAAATTGCTACCTGGGCCGGGACCGATAACGTCTACAACATGTATGGGATTACAGAAACCGCAAACTGGATTGGCGGCACATCGCTTCAAGAAGGCGCGGATGCTGATGGTCTTATTGGATCAGTGTGGGGTGGCAGCGCTTTGGTAAAAAATACTGAAAATGGCGAAATTTCAAAATCAGGTACCGGTGAACTCCTGATACAGAGTCCCTCCTTGATGAACGGTTATTTTAAACAACCTGAGTTAACCGCAGACGTCCTGAAAGAAGGATGGTTTCACACAGGTGATATTGGACAAATTGAAGAGGATGGGAGCATCAGGATTACCGGCCGCCAAAAATCCGAGATCAATAAAGCGGGCATGAAAATTCTTCCTGAGGAAATTGATCTGCTGCTTGAAAAGCACGAAAACATTCAGGAGGTGTGCACTTTTGGCCTGCCCGACCCAATAAGTGGCGAGCGTGTTGCCGCTGCAGTTGTAACCGATGGCTCTGAACTGAACGGCGCGACCTTATCAAAATGGATGACCCCCCTCATTCGCAAAGATGCCATCCCGGAAAAATGGTTTTTTGTCACCGAAATTCCAAAAACAGACCGGGGTAAAATCAACAGAGACAATGTGAGAAATGTCTGCCTTGAACAGGACACTAGCAAATGA
- a CDS encoding GNAT family N-acetyltransferase — MNKTKGPDINLETKNYVLRSVKDGHITDAVVSWYSDKEVMRFMNDRMDLSRENLCKMFNRYDNRDNYAVFIQDKENGNPVGIFRIYIDRRHNQATTSIMIGNKEYWGKNVVLEVRNIFLDTLFKKVKLRKVCGFVRGRNFPAHLNYMKQGFTKEGVRRQHFLNRDKEYEDIVEFGLLSEEWFAREDIQKEGQGN, encoded by the coding sequence ATGAACAAAACAAAAGGGCCTGACATAAATCTGGAGACGAAGAATTATGTTCTGCGATCCGTCAAGGACGGACACATTACCGACGCTGTCGTTTCTTGGTACTCCGATAAGGAAGTCATGCGCTTCATGAATGACAGAATGGATCTGTCACGTGAAAACCTGTGCAAGATGTTTAACCGATACGACAATAGGGATAATTACGCCGTTTTCATTCAGGACAAAGAAAATGGTAATCCTGTTGGCATCTTTCGCATCTATATAGACAGACGGCACAATCAGGCAACAACCAGTATCATGATCGGCAATAAGGAATATTGGGGGAAAAATGTTGTTCTTGAGGTTCGAAATATTTTCCTCGATACTCTGTTCAAGAAGGTGAAATTGCGTAAAGTCTGTGGATTTGTACGAGGGCGCAATTTCCCAGCTCATTTAAACTATATGAAGCAGGGTTTTACAAAAGAAGGTGTTCGCCGGCAGCATTTCCTAAATCGAGATAAAGAATATGAAGACATTGTAGAGTTTGGCCTGTTAAGCGAAGAATGGTTCGCGCGTGAAGATATACAAAAAGAAGGGCAAGGAAACTGA
- a CDS encoding acyl carrier protein, with translation MSSIDAAKSVLAEILEIETSELTDEDTIESVERWDSLNHMRMIMLLEEKHKTTVATDDAMEMFTLQAIASWIEKQT, from the coding sequence ATGTCGTCAATAGATGCTGCTAAATCTGTTTTGGCTGAAATCCTGGAGATCGAAACGTCGGAACTTACGGACGAAGATACTATCGAAAGTGTTGAAAGGTGGGACAGCCTCAATCACATGCGTATGATCATGCTGCTTGAAGAGAAACACAAAACCACTGTTGCCACCGATGATGCGATGGAGATGTTCACACTGCAGGCCATTGCTTCCTGGATAGAAAAGCAAACATAA